AATGAAGTGCTGGTCGCGCATGGCGCGAACGAAGCGATCCGCATTGCCGTGCTGGAAGAAGAACTCGCTGTGAAGGCCTCCGGCTCCTTTACGCATAAATCGTAATGTCTGGCCGCGGTGGCGAACCTCCACGGTGGCCAAATCTTCAAGTGGGGTGCGCATTATCCGGGCACGAGCTGCACCCGCGCCACTAGGTTCGATGGGTTTCGTATTGAAAGCTCGACATTCGGAGGTTGTTCGAGTTCGGCCGGAAATTCTGTCCACCAGCGCCCAGTCGCCCTGATCCTGACTATTGTCAGCTATTATAATTGAATCGTTTGGCTGCCATTCGAGGAACAATTTTCTCCGTGGTAGGGAGTACTCCACCAAGCTCAAGGCTCCACTGGTGTTTAGGTCCGAGATGTGCTCCGCACTGGCCTTCTTCAGAAGGACTCCGTCGTGGGTGAAAAGGttctaaatatagaaaaagTCGAAAAGAAACACGTAATTAGTAAAATGAGTCAGAAAACGAAACAAAGAAGGGGCTTACGTTGCCAATTCCTTGGGGCTGGATTGGTTGGGccggctgctcctcctccgcGGAAGAGGACACCTGCGACTCGCCCAGGACGTCCAGTTGGACCACCTGGCACCGGTCGTAGCGTACCGATTCGTTCATGGCCGCCGGTGCTTTGTAAATTTcgagtttaaaaaatattacgcTTTATTTCTGTGGTTTAGAGCTGGAAATAAAATCGATTCTTTTATCGAAacatcgatattttttatgagCGTCGATATAAGACAGCTTTcttcaaataatttaaaattgatttaacaAAGGACAATTTGGAATATTATTCGAGCAAAAAAGATACTTCTTTGATTTAAAATGTCGAAATATGAAAGTCTATAATCCaaaatgaaaatttgaaaatgaatTAAACCAGTGTTGCAAAACTCACAAATAAAGCAATGCTTCTAAAACTGTAAGCCGTCAGAAATACATGTTTTTGTCCGTTACTGAAAACGTTCTTTTTGTCGTAAAAGAAgacttttatattttgaaagaaataaattaaaacagaaTGCGTAAATTACATTTAGCTAAAGAATACCACAAATAAAACCAGTTTTTATTGCAAGGTAGATATTTTAAGCAATAACCATAAGAATGAACGTTAGAATAAGAGTTTTATGTtacctgttttttttttttaaactcagttgcaacatattttaaatttcgCACTTCATGGCCACCAACTAACCCACTCCCACCGCCATCAACTGCGAAATACTCGACCATCAATAAAATATCCCCTCGAGAGCGAAAGTAATTCGCTAAACGCCAAATATTCTCTTCGTAATTCCCATGTCGTAAGAACTGTgatcatttttaaataagcACACACATATAGAGTTTGTATCTGTTTTGTAAATAGATTAAAAGTGTCCATACTCGTATGATAAAGTGTTGAGGTCTTCGTCGTCAGCCGAATCTGAACGATCGTGGGAAAAGCATCTTCGGTcgattttgaaaacttttcccGAGAGTTCAGTTTGCGATAGGACGTCGAAGCAAGCAGTCACCGTTTtctaaaaagtttttaaatagaaCGAAACATAATCAgaatttagaaaatatttacagGTGGGTGTTTTACATATTTGTGGAAATCCAAAAGCGGAATAAAGATTTCAAACGTTTTTTAATGTTTGTCATTTGAAACTAGAACAGGAGATTATTTgagtttttttcaaaaacaaatcaaTGTTATGTTAGATTATATAATAAATGTTAAcaaaactaaatgaaaatatCAACAAATGTTCTTGATCTTTTCATgtaagccttttttttttaaagaatttttttttaaaaagaagaaaagtGAAAGTGTCATTTAAGGGTCACTTGGACGAAAATTAGCTGAGAATCGTAAACAGATCTGGTCAGTGTCACACTTAAATATTCGAATAAAAATACACTCGTTTCTATACGTACAGTTTTTGGTCAGTGGAAAAACATGACTGTATTTATCAATgaatttttcaacaaaatgaGAGAGGTGTTTTGtgaaaaaaacatgaaaaacaTACTCAGACACCTGAGATGATGGTACGCATCGAGGGAGCATTTTTAAGACCCTTAACAGATTGGTACATATGGTGTGAGAATAGGATTTCCACTAGAATTCCGTCCGATATCTGACGCCCCCAATCTTCTCGCTTTCTCTCACTCTCGCTCTCTGTGCGACATagccaaaatatttgtttcatttaattcgaaaagaaaacaccaacagaaaaaccaaaaaacatgaaaattcATCGACCAGAAATAGCGCCACCCACCGaaagttttgaaattaaattgacTTACAGGGTATTTTTAAAACGATTGCCATTATTATGAAGAGCAGAGATGGGCCGTGACATGGCAGACGATTTTGAAACTCATGTTCGGTTTATTTTCAGGATACTATGGAGAAATCAACGAGACCCAAAAGGAATCGTCGTCACAGCAGGTGAGATAAGGGGGTATTCTTgtgaataaattaataaaataatattgaaCTTTTTTCTAAAGGCGTGCCTGGCCGCCAGAAGATGAACTGCATCCGCCAACCCGTGCCGCCAAGCGTCTGTTTACCCCGGACATCAAGCGAATGTTAAAGGATTGGCTTATCCGACGCCGAGAGAATCCGTATCCTAGTCGGGAAGAGAAAAAACAACTGGCAGCTGAGACTGGTCTAACATATACCCAGATCTGCAACTGGTTTGCCAACTGGAGGCGAAAATTAAAGAACTCGGAGCGGGAAAAGGCCAAGAAGTCATGGGGTCATCTAATCAAAAATTATAACCACAATGCCCGAGGAAATGTTGAGCAGTTTAGCATCTCATCGGAGGACAGTATTTGGGAGGAGGAGATGCGCTCCTGTCCAGCGGAGGATGAAGACAACTACTACGATGATGACGAGTTGTCCAGTCACAGCACTGGCAGCGATGGAAATGCTAACAATGCATCCACCTCCGCGTACAAGCCCAACTTTTATGTGGAATCTGCGGATTTGGAAGAAAGGATACCCCTTTTGACCACTGTGGCTGCGGGAAAAGCCAAGTATAAGCACCAGATGATGGAGAAGTACCTGCGCGATAGCTCTACAGTGGAGGACGAAGTCCCTAAGCCTGCAACTCAACTTAATAAGTGGCTGGAAAGTGCAGCCAAGTTCACACCCGATCGAAATAACTATCACATTGAGTGGAATACAAACAGGTGAGTCGGAAAAGGACTAACTAACCAGTTCCATTAATAATATTATCCTTATTAAAGACAAAAATTGAATGGCAATAATGGGCAGGATCGACATAACCAGAGTCAAGTAATCTTCACCAGCGATGcaacggcagcggcggcgCTCGATGATCGCTGGATGCTTCACCACAAGGATGAGCTCGATGCCGCTGAAGCTCTGGCCAATATGGCCTTCAATTGTAGGCAACGCTGGCACCATCAAACCACCACGATCAGCTCCTGAGCACCACCGAAGAGTTGCTGCAACTGACGCCATCATTCCAGCAGAAGTTTCATGCCCCTTTGGAAAGTGCAATCTAGTCATAAAGTTTCGGAGAACTCGTCGAATAGTTAAAGAATTTTTAGCAGCTAGTTTAGTATGAAAGACAGAATAACATTTTcacttttgttgttatttaaCAAATGCTATTTTATTACTACTCCTTGGTTTCTTCCTTGGACTCTTCCGCTGAATCCTTAGCTTCGCCTTTAGCGTAAACATCTAGGACCTGAACAAAGCTGTTCTGATGGGCCTGAAGCTGCTGGACAAGGTTGCCAGCTGCTTGGTTGAGAGTCTGGACGAGCTGCGCCTGGGCAGCCTGCAGACCTGGCATCTGAGCGTAGGCCATAAGCTCGTTTCTGCTCAGCAGGGTGTTCTCCACAATTCCTCCAAGCAGCACCATTTGAGGCACCCGGCGTGTGATCTTCAGAAGAGTGGACACACGCTGTTGATCCGGGGAGAACACGATGCAATGGTTCGAGTGAAACAGTGGCATTATGGCCTCGTAGCGAGTATCCTTAACAGCCTGCCCAATGATCTTACGGCCGTAGGATTTAAGATGGAGGTTCTGTTTGTGCAGGTCAACCCTCACTCGGAagatttcatcggaggtaatGGAGTTCAGGTGGAAGATGGCCACCAGCTGGGAGTGTTCAAGCCAGTTGCGCACTTCCCTTGCTATAATATCGTTGTAGGGATTCTCAACTTGTTCTTGAAAACGCTCAGCCCTCTTTTGAAAGCATGTTTTAGACTTGGGAGCTTCCGGGTATTTTGGTTGGGTTACGGCTATCACACGGGCTCGCTCATAATGCGGCTCTTTGGGACGTTGTATGTTGATTTTTCCTCTGTAGCGTAGGAATTGCAGCGCAGGTGTACTGGTTTTTGTCAGGGGAAGCGCTAAAAACAATACAAATCAGTAAATAATCTTCCAAATTCAAAGCAAGTGTCGTGGAAGTTACACaacaaatgcaattaaaaaccCTGAATTAAAAACAAGTCAGCTGGTTGAAACTCACTCTTCTGTATCAAGTTCGCCATCTCTGAATGTTCTTGGGTGTTCCTTTGAAGACTAAAACTATTTCAATTAGCCAAATAagtgtttttaatattaaaacccAAATAAAAACACCTTGCGGCTAAATAAACCAGGGGCGACAAAAAATACAGGGTGGCAACACCGGTCCATAGTGCTGCCGGAAATTACAAAGTTATCGATAACAAAGGTGTGTTgtaaaagaacaaaaatattgtGCGCGAAAATTTGAATTGAGGAACCTATTACTGTCAGACctagaaaattaaattcaaaaactttGTTTTGAATCTAAAGAAGAATTAAAATACTTCCCAGACCCTAATTGTTCTAAAAAGAAAACCCAGAACATCTGCATAGGtatagaatttatttaattacagtTATAACATTAacatctatatatattatgtatatatgtatgtataagtTGCATTTCGCTAATGGGTTTTCGACTTGATGGCTTTACGGGCCGAGAAATATAGAGATAGAGACAGTAGAAATCGGTATATGTGAACAACCATCAACTGTTTTaaggttttccttttttttctttttgtttttggagtagagggaaaatattattcagaatgcagaaataaaaaaacaaacaaacaattgTAAGAAATAAGTGTAATTTAATCGGTTTCTTCAAAGTAACTTAGGAAATAACTAAAAAGTGTCTTAAAACATACAACTTATACATTAACATATGTTTAACAGCGCTTCATCTGTTTCAACTTGAAAAATGTGTTGGTTTACTTGctgcttttcttttcttcttcttcttctttttttttaattatattttttaattttcttttttgtttactattttttgtttttttttttctgatcgGTTTCCGTTTCTGTGGGATCTCTGGTAGATCTGATCTTTCGTGTTCTCGTATTGTTAATTGTGTTATATAATGTACAGTTTCtctttagtttagttttaaaaCATACAACTAAATACGCGCTAAACACTAATTAAACTGTATTTACATTTCATATTCGTTAGaatctaaataatttaaatattttacagttgtgtttttgttttctttactttaattgtgttttttctcatcttttgtttttcttttttatattttttatatcattttatcaatgtttttttttattattattattctgtTGTCACATAATTTACAAGTGGGCGTGAGAACGTACGTTTAAGTTTAAGGAGTGTTCAGAGAGAGGGTTACTATATAGGTTATTGTATCATAtagtgtgtgtttttggggTATTTTTATGTTAAGGTTTCTCATGTAGGTGTGTTGTCAGCATTTATTATTCGTATAATGCGGGGCCCTGAAACTGTCCAACATTTTACAAAGTCTCCCGGCTCCAATAATTCAACTGAGGGGGATTGCGGCTCGGAACGCCCTGAATTGGTTGGTCATAGTCCggtgtttttatgttttaaaaattatatagcTTTAGTATTGTGGTGGCAGTGgtggtgttttgttttataatgaaataaaggaaaaaaaatcgaacagAAAGAAACAGATTTTCGTAGGACAACCAACAAAAattaccaacaacaacaatgtggTCTTGAAATCTGACTACATCCGTTgctggaatttttgaaaagttatATTGAAGAAAAAACTCTGGTGCAGAGCGGAAATTACAACACGAACCGTGTCtaagctttaaaatatttggctTAACATATTGGATTATATTTAGTTACGCGTCTAGATAATGTAATATAAATGTAATGCATAATGTATACGTGTGTATGTTATCGTAGGAAAAGCCTCTGGGCGCATCTTTAAACCTAGTTGTGCTTGACAGCAGGGCGATAAGACCAGACCGTAGTATCATCTGCAGTTCATTGGGTCTATGCCAGGCCCTGTTCTTaattatatatagatatatattttttttttgaaagacAGGCATTCCATAGAGCCAAGGAACcgattaagaaataaaaattgaagaaaacTAATCTTGAGTTGATCAAAGGCATGGAATACTTTGTAAAATGTGGAACAGTAACTATTTTAGTCCCACCGGAAGTAGTCGAAAGTTA
This region of Drosophila bipectinata strain 14024-0381.07 chromosome 2L, DbipHiC1v2, whole genome shotgun sequence genomic DNA includes:
- the LOC108119912 gene encoding homeobox protein Mohawk gives rise to the protein MEKSTRPKRNRRHSRRAWPPEDELHPPTRAAKRLFTPDIKRMLKDWLIRRRENPYPSREEKKQLAAETGLTYTQICNWFANWRRKLKNSEREKAKKSWGHLIKNYNHNARGNVEQFSISSEDSIWEEEMRSCPAEDEDNYYDDDELSSHSTGSDGNANNASTSAYKPNFYVESADLEERIPLLTTVAAGKAKYKHQMMEKYLRDSSTVEDEVPKPATQLNKWLESAAKFTPDRNNYHIEWNTNRQKLNGNNGQDRHNQSQVIFTSDATAAAALDDRWMLHHKDELDAAEALANMAFNCRQRWHHQTTTISS
- the mRpL10 gene encoding large ribosomal subunit protein uL10m, encoding MANLIQKTLPLTKTSTPALQFLRYRGKINIQRPKEPHYERARVIAVTQPKYPEAPKSKTCFQKRAERFQEQVENPYNDIIAREVRNWLEHSQLVAIFHLNSITSDEIFRVRVDLHKQNLHLKSYGRKIIGQAVKDTRYEAIMPLFHSNHCIVFSPDQQRVSTLLKITRRVPQMVLLGGIVENTLLSRNELMAYAQMPGLQAAQAQLVQTLNQAAGNLVQQLQAHQNSFVQVLDVYAKGEAKDSAEESKEETKE